A genomic segment from Corylus avellana chromosome ca5, CavTom2PMs-1.0 encodes:
- the LOC132181162 gene encoding uncharacterized protein LOC132181162 isoform X2, translating into MANSLINKTLNSLRRNPKFLTALSSQSHIRLFTASIATAHDRPSDGPSSSFTFSSDDSIEVKAPRSKPETISSSSVTMPMSFMTGSIVGKRFYKEAKIREADDGIGWTVMLDYRTLKTPSKRPLKLPTLPLAKAIAAEWEYQQTDGIRPFTMPLMRLACTALERVPLTRTKVIENLMKKFNQDLVFCRAPEDNNLTSGVHECQVQKINPLLDWVESEFGFKPVVYYSFFGGKQEDGLIKAIDNILKKTDDCELAAIDAIAGAAHSLIIAIGIFRGKLQIEEAIELIRIEEDLQVDSWGLVEGGHDVDIADLKIQ; encoded by the exons ATGGCCAATTCTCTGATTAACAAAACTCTAAACTCACTCAGAAGAAACCCCAAATTTCTCACAGCACTTTCATCCCAATCTCACATTCGCCTTTTCACAGCCTCCATCGCCACCGCCCATGACCGCCCATCCGACggcccttcttcttccttcacaTTCTCATCCGATGACAGCATTGAAGTCAAGGCGCCGAGGTCGAAGCCTGAAACGATTTCGTCGTCATCAGTGACGATGCCGATGTCGTTCATGACGGGGTCTATAGTGGGAAAGAGGTTCTACAAGGAGGCAAAGATCAGAGAGGCTGATGATGGGATTGGATGGACGGTTATGCTTGATTATCGGACGCTTAAGACGCCCTCCAAGAGACCCCTCAAGCTCCCTACTTTGCCTCTCGCTAAGGCCATTGCTGCAGAGTGGGAATACCAG CAAACAGATGGGATCAGACCCTTCACGATGCCTCTAATGAGACTTGCTTGTACTGCATTGGAAAGAGTTCCACTCACACGAACTAAGGTTATTGAGAATTTGATGAAGAAGTTTAATCAAGATTTGGTCTTCTGTCGAGCTCCGGAAGATAATAATCTGACAAGTGGTGTCCATG AATGTCAAGTGCAGAAAATCAATCCTTTACTTGATTGGGTAGAGTCTGAATTTGGCTTTAAGCCTGTTGTCTACTACAGCTTTTTTGGTGGAAAGCAGGAGGATGGTCTCATAAAGGCAATAGATAACATTCTGAAGAAAACGGATGACTGTGAATTGGCAGCAATTGATGCTATTGCAGGTGCAGCACATTCTTTGATCATTGCCATCGGGATCTTTCGTGGGAAATTGCAGATTGAGGAAGCAATTGAATTGATTAGAATTGAGGAAGATTTGCAG GTGGACAGTTGGGGTCTTGTTGAAGGTGGCCATGATGTGGATATTGCTGATCTCAAG ATTCAATGA
- the LOC132181162 gene encoding uncharacterized protein LOC132181162 isoform X1 — MANSLINKTLNSLRRNPKFLTALSSQSHIRLFTASIATAHDRPSDGPSSSFTFSSDDSIEVKAPRSKPETISSSSVTMPMSFMTGSIVGKRFYKEAKIREADDGIGWTVMLDYRTLKTPSKRPLKLPTLPLAKAIAAEWEYQQTDGIRPFTMPLMRLACTALERVPLTRTKVIENLMKKFNQDLVFCRAPEDNNLTSGVHECQVQKINPLLDWVESEFGFKPVVYYSFFGGKQEDGLIKAIDNILKKTDDCELAAIDAIAGAAHSLIIAIGIFRGKLQIEEAIELIRIEEDLQVDSWGLVEGGHDVDIADLKVQISSAAVFLGLSRKI; from the exons ATGGCCAATTCTCTGATTAACAAAACTCTAAACTCACTCAGAAGAAACCCCAAATTTCTCACAGCACTTTCATCCCAATCTCACATTCGCCTTTTCACAGCCTCCATCGCCACCGCCCATGACCGCCCATCCGACggcccttcttcttccttcacaTTCTCATCCGATGACAGCATTGAAGTCAAGGCGCCGAGGTCGAAGCCTGAAACGATTTCGTCGTCATCAGTGACGATGCCGATGTCGTTCATGACGGGGTCTATAGTGGGAAAGAGGTTCTACAAGGAGGCAAAGATCAGAGAGGCTGATGATGGGATTGGATGGACGGTTATGCTTGATTATCGGACGCTTAAGACGCCCTCCAAGAGACCCCTCAAGCTCCCTACTTTGCCTCTCGCTAAGGCCATTGCTGCAGAGTGGGAATACCAG CAAACAGATGGGATCAGACCCTTCACGATGCCTCTAATGAGACTTGCTTGTACTGCATTGGAAAGAGTTCCACTCACACGAACTAAGGTTATTGAGAATTTGATGAAGAAGTTTAATCAAGATTTGGTCTTCTGTCGAGCTCCGGAAGATAATAATCTGACAAGTGGTGTCCATG AATGTCAAGTGCAGAAAATCAATCCTTTACTTGATTGGGTAGAGTCTGAATTTGGCTTTAAGCCTGTTGTCTACTACAGCTTTTTTGGTGGAAAGCAGGAGGATGGTCTCATAAAGGCAATAGATAACATTCTGAAGAAAACGGATGACTGTGAATTGGCAGCAATTGATGCTATTGCAGGTGCAGCACATTCTTTGATCATTGCCATCGGGATCTTTCGTGGGAAATTGCAGATTGAGGAAGCAATTGAATTGATTAGAATTGAGGAAGATTTGCAG GTGGACAGTTGGGGTCTTGTTGAAGGTGGCCATGATGTGGATATTGCTGATCTCAAGGTGCAGATCTCATCAGCTGCTGTATTTCTTGGTCTTTCCCGAAAGATATAA